A stretch of the Arachis stenosperma cultivar V10309 chromosome 6, arast.V10309.gnm1.PFL2, whole genome shotgun sequence genome encodes the following:
- the LOC130932517 gene encoding OVARIAN TUMOR DOMAIN-containing deubiquitinating enzyme 12: MMNGIQYWGESSSSTSLSSPQDVEDDRMIALVLSEEYAKLDGEVGRRLSSLAPVPHVPRINNFIPNTSDASMDHQRLLQRLQIYGLCEVKVSGDGNCQFRALSDQLFRSPEHHKHVRKDIVKQLKGHRSLYECYVPMKYKKYCKKIAKSGEWGDHLTLQAAADKFAAKICLLTSFRDTCFIEIMPLHQAPKRELWLSFWSEVHYNSLYSIQAAPPPQPPRRKHWLF; this comes from the exons ATGATGAATGGAATTCAGTATTGGGGTGAAAGTTCCAGTTCGACGTCACTAAGCAGTCCGCAAGATGTTGAGGATGACCGGATGATAGCTCTCGTGTTGTCCGAAGAGTATGCCAAATTAGATGGTGAAGTTGGTAGACGTCTTTCCAGCTTGGCACCTGTTCCG CATGTGCCCCGGATAAACAATTTCATCCCAAACACAAGTGATGCCAGTATGGATCATCAGCGTCTTCTTCAGAG GTTGCAGATCTATGGTCTTTGTGAAGTTAAAGTCTCTGGAGATGGGAACTGTCAG TTCCGTGCACTTTCGGATCAGCTCTTTAGGTCACCTGAACATCACAAGCATGTTCGAAAAGATATTGTAAAACAG CTAAAAGGTCACCGTTCCCTGTATGAATGCTATGTACCGATgaagtataaaaaatattgcaAGAAAATTGCAAA GTCTGGAGAATGGGGAGATCATTTGACATTGCAGGCAGCTGCTGATAAG TTTGCAGCAAAAATATGCCTTTTGACTTCATTCAGAGACACTTGTTTCATTGAAATTATGCCTTTGCACCAAGCACCGAAACGCG AGTTGTGGTTAAGCTTTTGGTCTGAGGTTCATTACAACTCActctattcaattcaag CTGCACCACCGCCTCAACCACCAAGGAGGAAACATTGGTTGTTCTAG